The following nucleotide sequence is from Firmicutes bacterium ASF500.
ATCATACGGATCGCAAGCAAAATGGCAGTCTGATCTTTATCCAATTGACAGCGGTTGGCCTCATCCGTGTTAATGACATAGAAATAGCCATTGAAATCGTCCTTGCGCAGGTCCCAGTCCAGCAGTGCCAGATATTCCCGCACCTCCGCATAGTGGCTGGACAGGAAGAGATAGTCCGGATTATTGATCCGAACTTTGTCCGCCCTGCACAGGGTCTTCACAAGATACGTCCGGCTGAGCAGCTGGTTGCAGACAGATTTAAACTGATCCAGCTCTTTCTGTGTCGCTCCATTGATCCAGTCCACATTCATGTCTTTTCCTCCCTGCGTTTGATTTGAAGCCGGGGGATAGCGTATCCGTTTTCCGAGTAAACTCCTTCCAGCTCACGGACTGTGTAAGTGGAAGACCTGTCGCCGCCAGTCAACACGGCAAGCAAACTCATGATGTAGGCTTTGTCGTCCTCCAGGTTCAAGTCCTCTGAGTAGCACACTTCGGCCTCTCCCAGCCATTGTTCCACATAGGCGGCGATCTCGCTCCTGCCATATTCCGAGTGCAGTAGAAGCTGGGCCTGCCTGGCCATCTCCGGGTCGATTTCTCCCTCCTGAATCAGCACTGGAGCCGCCTTTGTCCGTTTGCCCGGCCGCTTCCGGTACCAGACACTTTTCTCCGAGAGGAAGGACTGCTCATATAGCTGAAAGGCGGGCTGGATCTGCTCCACCAGCTCGGAGGCCCTTCGGTTTCTGGACAGCGCGGTCAGCAAATAATTCAAATTGCCCCGGACATTGTGATCCCGGTTGGTCAGGTTCTCAATTTTTTGTGTGGTTGCCCGGGTATACCGCCGGACCTGCTGGTCGATCTCATCCAGAAATTCATGCTCAATATTGTCGTAGCGCTCCTTGACCCAGAATATCTTGCGCAGCAGGTCGCTCCGGCAGGCGTTCAGATCACTCCCACGTCTGTCTTGAAGGGCAGCGTTGGACATGGCGGTCAGCAGGGCGTCGTCCTCCAGCCAGCCGGTCAATATTTTCTGGATCGGTACCCGATATTTGGGGACGGAGTCCTTGATTTTCAGTGGGCGGATGTATGCTTCCACCACTTTCTGGCCAAAATCATCGAAGTGGGAGGCAAGAACCGTATTGACCTGCTGCATATTGATTTGCAGCTGGAAAAAATGCTTTACATTGTGGTAGACCATTTGCAACAATTTAATCAGCGACTGCGTGTTATCATAGGCACTGTAAACTGCCGCCATTCTATCATAGACGCTGGTTCCCTCGCTGGCCACCTTCAATGCAGAATATGTGCCAAAGACGTAGCAGTAGCCCCGCATGGGGCTGTCGTCCCTCAGCTGGTGAAACAGCTCCAGCAGCCGGCTGCTGTACCCCGGAACGGTGATATATTCGTTAAAATCATCTCCCCGCTGTTTCTCTAACCAGCCCTTGCTGTTCAGCTTCCGAATCAGAAATCTGGCACGACCGGAGACATCACGCAGCTCTTCCTCGTCAATGTCTTCCCCCTCAAAGGTTGCCTCCGCCAGTTGCTGTTCCAGTTTGCCCCGCAGCATGGAGTATAACGTCTCTTCAGGAATCTTTAAATTTTCCTGGTACGACTCATAGAGGACATCCAGCGCATCTGCATACAAACTCCGGTTAGGAGAAGCCAGGACAGAAAAAAGCTCATTGGGAACCGCGTCAAATAGTTTCATATCTAATCCCCCTATAAGGAGTTATCTATGTTTGGAATCTTGATTTTTAACGGAGATCGCCCAGATATTGCATTGGAAGATGGAACCCTGTACGGGGGCCTGCACTGCGGCGATTGCTTCCGATATTACGCTGATGGCTGGCTGCATGTACGGCTGGAATATAATGAGGACGAGTGGGTACTTGTTTGCCATGAGAATCCTATTCCTATCAAATATGGAACACAAGTCAATTTATAAGGCCGATCAATACATTAATAGACTCTGAACTAGAAAACAGCTGTTCTCCTTATTTTTACTTTCCAGTCTTTGCAATCCCCCAAATCATTTCGCTTAGTTCATAGAGAAGCAACTGTCTGTCTTCAATGGCGGCTTTGTTCCAATTGGGCCATGCTCGCAGGATTTTATTTGTGCGGTTGATCGCAGTATCTATCCCCTGGTCCACCAACTCAGACAACGCAGAGGTAAGATAAAACTTGGATTGTTTATAGGCTTTAGCTTTCACATCATAGCCCTCGTTCTGGATAGACTTGTTGATGCTGTTTTCCAGCAATGTGAGATTGCCAAGCCGGTTCATGTAAATAGAGAATTCCTCCTCGGTTATGCTATACTGTGATTTATCAGGGCAGGTCTGGGGCATGATATGCTCAATTTCAACTGTAGACTGAACGTAGGAGGTCATATCCCCCACGATTGTTTGTTTCTGGCGCAGGGCATCTACATAGGCTGTGATTTTTCCCAAGATAAATTTGATTCGATATTGCTGCATACTGTTGAGGCTCAAACGCATGAAGTTGGATTGATTGTCCTGTTTCCAGGCAGTAATTATTGGTAAGATAGAACGGTTTACAAAAGCATTCAGATTTTCAACAGTGGTAATTTCTCGTATCTCCCCGCACCAAGTTGCAAAGGTTCGCTCAGTAATATTTGTAGTGATTCGGTTAATCACAGTATAGTAGACAACAGACTCAATAATTTCCTTGAATCTAATCATCGCATCCTCGTCCATGTTGGAGGCCGCAAGCAGGAGCATTAGATGGAGCTTATAAGATTTGCCGGCGAGCATGGTCACATTCTTCAAATGGATGTTGCCAGCAAGGTCATCCTTTGGGTTTCGGAATTTCATATAAAGATTTACATCATGCTTCATCTTTTCAACGAACTGAAATGGCTTCTCTTCGTATTGACACTGACCATTATTGCTTTTCAGCCAATCATATATTTGGTCTTCACGAAGTATGCCATCCTTTACAGCAGAGGTATTGTAGCTAGCCATAATAAAATAGCGGAGGAAACGGAGCGGTTTCTCCTCAATACTCTCCAAAGCACGGGTGATCTCCTTCCAGTTCATATTGAGTTCCTTGAACTTATTCCTGTCTACCTGACAGAATACCATGTTTTTCAAAAGATCCATGGAATCAAGCCCTTTACCACGCTGATTGATAGTTTCAAATATTTTCAGCGCATCGGTAATATCGTGGGTTTCAATACGTATAAAACTTGTTACCATCAGAAGAAAATACACAAACTTTTTTAATTGAGGCAAATCGGAGAACTTCTCAGACAAAAAATCCGTAATGATTTTAAAGGCATCAAAAAGCCTCTCTCCGCTCAGAGCCAAGTCCTTCGGCCGGCTCCCCCCGCTTTCGATCAACTCAAGGCAGTTGCCCGCATCCTCATACTGGAGCTGTAAATGGTAGCTGTGGATAGTGTCACCATTTGGATCCATCGTTGGACTATAGATGAGATTCTCAATCAAATCCGTTGATTCTCCAGCGGTTTTGTACAGATGCTTGACTGCACAGAGCATAAGAAAAAATGTTGTCAGCCGTTGTTGGCCGTCAATCAATTCGAATTGGCTTCCCGTATCGCAGGTGACGATAGTGCCAAGAAAGTAAGGTTTCTTGTTGTCTTCTTCAAAAGCCTCCAAAAGATCTGAGAGCAACTGTTCGACCTGATCGTTTGTCCAAACATACTCTCGTTGGTAGTCTGGAACGATGTAATGATCCTTGAATGCAGAAGAAATAGAATGATCGCTATATTTGATGTTCGTATCTGCCATGATTTTATCTCCCTTACCTATTCTATTCGTTCAGATAAAAAGGATGGCATCCATTTCGGGTGCCTGCTTCTCTATACTGCCTACACCATCCTCAGCACAAGTTGCCTTTTCCCTGTACTTGTGCTATTTTATATGAGTATACCACAAATTTCCCCCTGGGGGAAGTGTACAATGGAGGTGCAATGCCCGTGGTACGAGAAATTATGCGGGATGAAGCGTTTCTCTCCCAAAAGGCTGAACTGGCCACTTTGGAGGACTTGCCTGTCGCCCAGGATCTGCTGGACACCCTGACCGCCCACAAGGACGGCTGTGTGGGCATGGCGGCCAATATGATCGGCGTCTGCAAGCGGATCATCGTCTTTGACAACGATGGCACATACATGGTGATGCTCAACCCGGAGGTTATCAAGAAGTCCGGCCCCTACGAGGCTGAGGAGGGCTGTCTCTCCCTCACCGGTACCCGGAAGGCCAAACGCTGGCAGTCCATCAAGGTGCAGTATCAGAACGAGCAGTTTCAAACACGCTTCAAGACCTTTACTGGCTGGACGGCACAAATCATCCAGCACGAAATCGACCACTGTGAAGGAATTCTGATTTGAACCGGGAGGCCTGTACATGAAATGTGTCATCATCTTATCCGACACCCACGGCCTGCTGCGGCCGGAGGTGGTGGGATACCTGTCCCAGGCAGATGTCATCATCCACGGCGGCGATATCAACACCCAGGCCATTGTGGACAAGCTCCGGGAGTACGCCCCGCTCTATATTGTCCGAGGGAATAACGACAAGGACTGGGCGGAGGAGTTGCCGCAAAGCCTCTTATTTTCCATCGAGGGCATCCATTTCTTCCTGATTCACAACAAGAGGGATGTTCCTCCAGATTTGTCCGACACGGATGTGGTGGTTTACGGACACTCCCACAAGTATGCCTGTGAGGAGCGGAATGGTGTTCTGTGGCTGAACCCCGGCAGTTGTGGACGTCGGCGCTTTGACCAGGAAATCACCTTTGCTGTCATGACCGTTGACGGAGGACATATTCAAGTTGAGAAAGTAATCATTCCTCATGAAAAGAAATAATGAGATAGAACTGGGCCTGACCATTCCCCTCCAGCGACACTTACACATCAAAACACTCCCTTACGGCCAGGAATCAGACCGCCGCTTCTGCTGGGATCTCCACGTCATTCCGCTGCGGGGCAGGCCCAGTCTGCTGGCGGTCCACTGCCATACGCGATACACATTTGTGCTGTCCGATCTCAGCCATCCGGAATGGGAGTGCCTGCCGGACATTTTCCTGGACGGTCTGCGGCTCAGTTTATCCGCCTCCGGTTTTCCCGCAGAAACGACGAAGGAGCTGTGCGGTTCAAACCCGCCTCTGTTCACCAGGACTCATGGTCGCCGGGAGGTGGCCTTTTTAAACCGCGCCTGGGAGGATGTGATGGCTACGGAACTGGCTCTGGACGAAAACAGCCAAAGTCAGCCCCTGCTGGATCAGCTGGTCAACGCCAAACTCCGCCGCTGCGCGGGAATAGAAGGCCTGGACACAGCGGCAAGGCGGCTGACGGAGATGCTTTCCCAAATCTGAAAGGAGGGGACTCTATGCGCATCATCATCGCCCCGGCGAAGAAAATGGTAGTGGACACGGACAGCTTTGCCGTGGACGATTTGCCTCAATTTATAGAGCAGACAGAGCAGCTGAAGGCTGTCCTCCAGGGTATGTCCTCCAAGGACTTACAGACCCTCTGGAAGTGCAATAACTCCATCGCCAAACTGAACATAGAGCGGCTGGAACAGATGGATTTGCGCCGCAATCTCACTCCGGCGATTCTCTCCTACGAGGGCATCCAGTACCGCTACATGGCCCCCAGCGTGATGGAGACGACTCACTTGGACTACCTCCGGGAGCACCTGCGCATCCTCTCTGGCTTCTACGGTCTGCTGCGGCCCTTCGCCGGCGTGACCCCCTACCGTCTGGAAATGCAGGCAAAGCTGGCGGTGGACGGCTGCCGGGATCTCTATCAGTTTTGGGGTAGCCGCCTGGCCCGACAGCTGGCCTCGGAGACGGATGTGGTGCTGAATCTGGCCTCCAGGGAGTACAGCAAAGCAGTGGAGGGTTATCTGCCTAAAACCGTCCGGTTCGTCACCTGTGCCTTTGGAGAGTTGAAAGACGGCAAGGTCATCGAAAAGGGCACCAAATGCAAGATGGCTCGTGGGCAGATGGTACGCTGGCTGGCGGAAAACCAAATCAAAAGCCCGGAGGATCTCCAGGCCTTTGACCAGCTGGGCTATCAACTCTGCCGCTCCACATCGGTGGGGAATCACACCGCTTATCTTTGGATACAGTCCCACAAGGATTGAGCCGCTTCCTGGCCGGGAGCGGTTCAATATTCCGTATTCAGCAGAAAATCCGCAACGTGCATCATCTTGAT
It contains:
- the def gene encoding Peptide deformylase, translating into MPVVREIMRDEAFLSQKAELATLEDLPVAQDLLDTLTAHKDGCVGMAANMIGVCKRIIVFDNDGTYMVMLNPEVIKKSGPYEAEEGCLSLTGTRKAKRWQSIKVQYQNEQFQTRFKTFTGWTAQIIQHEIDHCEGILI
- a CDS encoding Putative metallophosphoesterase, giving the protein MKCVIILSDTHGLLRPEVVGYLSQADVIIHGGDINTQAIVDKLREYAPLYIVRGNNDKDWAEELPQSLLFSIEGIHFFLIHNKRDVPPDLSDTDVVVYGHSHKYACEERNGVLWLNPGSCGRRRFDQEITFAVMTVDGGHIQVEKVIIPHEKK
- the yaaA gene encoding Peroxide stress resistance protein YaaA; its protein translation is MRIIIAPAKKMVVDTDSFAVDDLPQFIEQTEQLKAVLQGMSSKDLQTLWKCNNSIAKLNIERLEQMDLRRNLTPAILSYEGIQYRYMAPSVMETTHLDYLREHLRILSGFYGLLRPFAGVTPYRLEMQAKLAVDGCRDLYQFWGSRLARQLASETDVVLNLASREYSKAVEGYLPKTVRFVTCAFGELKDGKVIEKGTKCKMARGQMVRWLAENQIKSPEDLQAFDQLGYQLCRSTSVGNHTAYLWIQSHKD